TAGAGAGAGTCAAGGAACTTTTCACCGCTTTTGGCGGAGTCATCAGATAACTGTTTTATTGATAACGAACAAATATTAAAGTGTCTAAAAGTAATTAAATTTTAAAATTTAATATACCGCTTTAATAATTACTTTTTTTATGAAAATATAATTTTAAATTATTTTTAGAGTTATAAAAAATATTTGCCATTAAATTAAGACAAATAAGAACTGTTTAATGCTTTCTTAAAAATCATCAAAATCGAAACCTTTATATAGTAAGACATACACAGATTACTTTGTCAATAAAGTTACAAAAAGTAACAAAAAGATTTTGACACATTACATTTACACACATTACAGCCAATACGGAGATGATAAAAATGGCAGAAAATGAAATCACATTAAAAGTTGCAGAAGCAATTTCACAAAAGGATGTAGGACAAGGCCTCGCAAGACTTGATCCAAACGTCATGGATGATTTAGGAATCCATGAAAGGGACCTGATTGAAATTGTCGGCGAAAGAAGAACTGCAGCTATCGCTCTTCCTTCTCAAACTGACATTGGCCTTGGAGTAATAAGAATCGACGGATTAGTTCGTAAAAATTCAGGAGCAACCATAGGTGGAGAAGTTACAATCAGAAAAGCCAAAGCTACAGAGGCTAAAAAAGTTGTTCTTGCACCAACCGAAGACAATATCCGCGTAAGAGGGGATGTCCGTGGACTATTCGCAGGAAAAGTAATGGTTCAGGGAGACATCATCGGATCACAAATCCGCGCGCCAAGACCAAGCATGAACATGGGCTTCGGCAGCATATTCGATGAGCTTATGGACTTCACCCCTGCAATGAAGGAAATTAAATTTGCAGTGGTCTCAACAAATCCAAAGGACATTGTCATCGTAGGCCCAAACACCGAAGTTCAATTACATGAATCCCCAGTTGACGTTTCAAAAATCGAAGGTGTCGGAAACCTCGTCGATGTCAGCTACGAAGACATCGGAGGTCTTAAAGAGGAAGTTAAAAAAGTAAGGGAAATGATTGAAATCCCACTTAAAAGACCTGAGCTCTTCGAGAAATTAGGAATCGCACCACCAAAAGGAGTATTGATGCACGGTCCTCCTGGAACCGGTAAGACCTTACTGGCAAAAGCGGTTGCAAGCGAAAGTGACGCCCACTTCATTGCAATCAACGGGCCTGAAATCATGAGCAAATACGTTGGCGGATCCGAGGAAAACCTCAGGGAATACTTCGAAGAAGCTGAAGAAAACTCACCTTCAATCATATTTATTGATGAACTCGACGCAATTGCACCAAAAAGAGAAGAAACCAATGGAGAAGTTGAAAGAAGAACCGTTGCTCAGCTTCTTACATTGATGGATGGCCTCAAATCACGTGGCCAAGTAGTTGTAATCGGTGCAACAAACCGTCCTGATTCCCTCGACCCGGCTTTAAGAAGACCTGGAAGATTCGACAGGGAAATTGAAATCGGAGTGCCAGACTCTGAAGAGAGAAAAGAAGTTCTTGAAATCCACACAAGAAACATGCCTCTTGCAGATGACGTCGATTTGGAAAAAATCGCAAATACCACTCACGGATTTGTGGGAGCTGACCTCGAGTCATTATGTAAGGAAGCTGCAATGAGAGTAGTTAGAAGAATCCTTCCTGAAATCCAAAACGACGAGGAAATTCCAAAAGAGGTAATGGAAAAGATTGTGGTAACCGGCGATGACTTCAAAACCGCACAAAAAGAGATCCAACCTTCCGCATTAAGGGAAGTGCTCGTGCAAATCCCAGACATCAAATGGGATGACGTGGGCGGTCTTGAAGACGTTAAACAGGAACTTAAGGAAGCAGTCGAATGGCCATTAAAACATCCTGAGACATTCCAACGCTTAGGAATAAGGCCACCTAAAGGAACCCTTCTTTACGGAATTCCTGGAACCGGTAAGACCTTGCTTGCAAAAGCTGTCGCAAGTGAAAGTGAAGCTAACTTCATCTCAGTAAAAGGTCCTGAGCTCCTATCCAAATGGGTGGGTGAATCCGAAAAAGGAGTACGTGAAGTATTCAGAAAAGCTAAACAGGCTTCCCCAACAGTGATCTTTTTCGATGAGATTGACGCAATAGCCAGCGCCCGTAGCGGAAACGACACTGACAGCGGCGTGACAAAAAGGGTCGTGAACCAATTATTAACTGAAATGGACGGTCTGGAAGAGCTTGAAGATGTGGCAATCATTGCCGCAACCAACAGGCCTGACATTTTGGACACAGGTTTAATGAGACCTGGAAGATTCGACAGGCACATCGAGGTCGGTGAGCCTGATGAGGAAGCAAGAAAATCAATCTTCAAGGTTCACACCAAAAACATGCCTCTTGCAGATGATGTTGATCTTAAAAAATTAGCTAAAAACACTGAAGGATATGTTGGAGCAGACATTGAGGCCGTATGCAGAGAGGCTGCAATGCTGGCGCTTAGAGATGATCTTGAAGCCAGTGAGATTCCATACAAATACTTCAAAGATGCAATAGACAAGGTGAAACCTGGAAACACACAACTGAAAGACGAACAGTTAGTTCAATACATGTAGGGACTGCATTCCCTACATTTTCCTCCTTAAAATTATTATCTAACCATATTTTAACCTCGGGGAAAGATTAAGGAAAATCTTTCCCACAACCTCCATAATGTTTACATAGATTTCTCTACCGATTGGGAAGATATGGAATCTTCCCAACATCTCTCTTAACACTTATTTTCTTGGTAAAATATCATTAGGTCCGACCATGCATCGATTGAAACGTTGCGGCTTGTACTTGATGAATGGGAATCTTCCCTCAACGCCATATTTAGGGTTGTATCCAAAAACGTTAAGGTATTCAGCTAAATCATCACGTTCATCCTTCATTGCCTGAGTAACATCATACAACGCTTTTGTATCATCGATTGCCCTGTGAAAATTAACCTTTTCAATGCCATAATGTTCAACGGCATTTTCCAGCCTATGAGGATACTCCTTGCGGTCCTTTAAAACGGTGACTGTATCAATCCAATCCAGGCTTTCAACAATCTCATCAGCCTCCATTGGAAGATGTCTTTTAAGCAGGTGATAGACAAATTGCAGATCAAACTGGCAGTTGTGGGCAATCATCACTGTTCCGGGAGTCAGCCTGACTTTCAAATCCTCGGCAACATCCCTTTCGGTTTTTCCACCTTCAAGCATCTGGTCTGTTATGCCCGTAATGTCAGTAATCCTTGGGGGCAGGGGTCCGTCCACCCTTATGAATCTGTCATATCTCTCCTCAATTTCCCCATCAATTACAGTTAGCATTGCCAACTCGATAATCTGGCAGCGCCTACAGTCCAATCCTGTTGTTTCAGTATCAAAATATATCACTTTCATGGTAACACTTAAATCAGTTTATGCGGAATGTCATCCTTGTTTCTAGGGTAATCATTGGTTGTTAATGGCTTTCCTATTTTTTCAAGCCTGTTGTCCAACATTTCACGACCAGCTTCACTTGCACAGAATATCGGAACTTTCAGTCCATAGTAATATGGCTTATGCTCATCGGTATAATCTGAAATGGCCTTTGAGGCGCATGCTGTTACAATGTCCGCATTTTCAAAGAGCATTTCGGCCTCCTCAGGTGTTGATCCGGTAGTATGTGCAACAAAGATATAGACGTTCACGTCATCATCGACAGAATAATTCCTGATTTCCTCAACCATCGGTGAAGGAAGTATTGTGATGGCAATGTTCTTGTATCCCATATCCAGGGCCAGCTTCAAACCTTCAAGCTGGTCCAATTCTGCGGTCTCGGGGTTCAGCACTGTGCTCCCCCTGGCCTCAAGGTTCTCGATTACCTCAGGTATTGGAGTTGTGCTTACAAGGCCTGACACCCTTGCGCCCACTCCCTGAACAACACGGGAATTGGTCATGAGCACTGTTCCGGAACCTTCGCAGGCCCCGACGACACAGTCGATGTTTCCCATTTCCATATTGGTCTTGAGGATTTCGGATATTCCGACAGTCACCACGTCATCCATCTCGATTATCCTTTCAGGTGTGCACATTCCAAAGTCCTTGATTCTGAAATTGATGTTTTTTCTTATGAATTCCTCGTTCAGCTCCTCAACCCCATGCATCGCATGAAACATTGGGCAGTATTTGACATCGGAAGAGCCGACTTCTGTTATTTCGCCGTTTTCGATTACTACTCGAACTTTACCGAGTGCTTCAATTACATGTCTATCTTCAACCATATAATCACCATCTGATTAATACTTTTCAACATGCTCATATAAAAAATTTTAAAAATAAATTAATCTATATAGTAAGAAAAACAAAATTATTACTGATTAGTCAATATGTGAGGGATAAATTTGACTCAAAAAAGCGAAGCTCAAAAAGGCAACATAACCCCCGAAATGGAGTTCGTTGCAGAATATGAAAATATAGACGTGAATAAATTAGCTAGATTAATTGATAAGGGATTGGTTGTAATCCCTAAAAACATTAACGGCCATTCCAAACCCTGCGGTATTGGAGAAGGTCTGAAAACAAAGGTCAATGCAAACATAGGTTCATCATCCAAGATTGATGATATCGATTTGGAAATCGACAAGGCAAGGCTGGCCCAGGAATATGGCGCCGACGCACTGATGGACCTCTCAACCGGCTCCGACCTGAAGCTGTTCAGAAAAAAGATTATGGAAGCCGTTGACTTATGTATCGGTACCGTGCCTATTTATGAGGCAGGAGTTGTCACATTGGACAAGAACAGGGAAATCATCGACATGGACCCTGACGACATCTTCAAGGCCATTGAAAACCAGGCCAAGGAAGGGGTCGACTTCATGACACTCCACTGCGGAATCACCAGGGATCTGGTCCAAAAGCTGAAAGACGCAAATCGTATGATGGGAATCGTCAGCCGTGGAGGAACATTCCTTGCCTCCTGGATAAACCA
Above is a genomic segment from Methanobrevibacter thaueri containing:
- a CDS encoding CDC48 family AAA ATPase produces the protein MAENEITLKVAEAISQKDVGQGLARLDPNVMDDLGIHERDLIEIVGERRTAAIALPSQTDIGLGVIRIDGLVRKNSGATIGGEVTIRKAKATEAKKVVLAPTEDNIRVRGDVRGLFAGKVMVQGDIIGSQIRAPRPSMNMGFGSIFDELMDFTPAMKEIKFAVVSTNPKDIVIVGPNTEVQLHESPVDVSKIEGVGNLVDVSYEDIGGLKEEVKKVREMIEIPLKRPELFEKLGIAPPKGVLMHGPPGTGKTLLAKAVASESDAHFIAINGPEIMSKYVGGSEENLREYFEEAEENSPSIIFIDELDAIAPKREETNGEVERRTVAQLLTLMDGLKSRGQVVVIGATNRPDSLDPALRRPGRFDREIEIGVPDSEERKEVLEIHTRNMPLADDVDLEKIANTTHGFVGADLESLCKEAAMRVVRRILPEIQNDEEIPKEVMEKIVVTGDDFKTAQKEIQPSALREVLVQIPDIKWDDVGGLEDVKQELKEAVEWPLKHPETFQRLGIRPPKGTLLYGIPGTGKTLLAKAVASESEANFISVKGPELLSKWVGESEKGVREVFRKAKQASPTVIFFDEIDAIASARSGNDTDSGVTKRVVNQLLTEMDGLEELEDVAIIAATNRPDILDTGLMRPGRFDRHIEVGEPDEEARKSIFKVHTKNMPLADDVDLKKLAKNTEGYVGADIEAVCREAAMLALRDDLEASEIPYKYFKDAIDKVKPGNTQLKDEQLVQYM
- a CDS encoding 3'-5' exonuclease; the encoded protein is MKVIYFDTETTGLDCRRCQIIELAMLTVIDGEIEERYDRFIRVDGPLPPRITDITGITDQMLEGGKTERDVAEDLKVRLTPGTVMIAHNCQFDLQFVYHLLKRHLPMEADEIVESLDWIDTVTVLKDRKEYPHRLENAVEHYGIEKVNFHRAIDDTKALYDVTQAMKDERDDLAEYLNVFGYNPKYGVEGRFPFIKYKPQRFNRCMVGPNDILPRK
- a CDS encoding methanogenesis marker 8 protein; protein product: MVEDRHVIEALGKVRVVIENGEITEVGSSDVKYCPMFHAMHGVEELNEEFIRKNINFRIKDFGMCTPERIIEMDDVVTVGISEILKTNMEMGNIDCVVGACEGSGTVLMTNSRVVQGVGARVSGLVSTTPIPEVIENLEARGSTVLNPETAELDQLEGLKLALDMGYKNIAITILPSPMVEEIRNYSVDDDVNVYIFVAHTTGSTPEEAEMLFENADIVTACASKAISDYTDEHKPYYYGLKVPIFCASEAGREMLDNRLEKIGKPLTTNDYPRNKDDIPHKLI